A window from Anser cygnoides isolate HZ-2024a breed goose chromosome 1, Taihu_goose_T2T_genome, whole genome shotgun sequence encodes these proteins:
- the ACOD1 gene encoding cis-aconitate decarboxylase isoform X1: MLAKTVTGNFANVIHGLNANHLTDQVIQRSKRMILDTLGVGLLGTSTEVYHKVKQYSKIYSSDISSTIWGHLDFRLPPLYAAFVNGVAVHSMDFDDTWHPATHPSGAVLPAVIALSEAFPQKKKISGLDLLLAFNVGIEVQGRLLRFSNEARNIPKRFHPPTVVGTIGSAAACAKLLALDRVKCKNALAIAASYAGAPLANAATQTKPLHIGNAAKHGLEAACLASQDLQGNKQILDMESGMGAFYTDYSPQSLPTLQSYAWLLDQQDVAIKRFPAHLGTHWVADAASAVRRKLVESSDNLLPLDKIEKVIVKVPEVKYVNRPNPNSEHEARHSFQFVACSALLDGSMSVQSFASENIQRPALRELLCKTQLQHPADNKPSFESLYCEVTVVLQDGNTISDRCDTFYGHWRKPLKKEDLEKKFQSNASEVLPAEATEGIIETVYNLEKVKDCSILSMFLSGQSARALSEKLRLL; encoded by the exons ATGTTGGCAAAG acAGTTACAGGAAACTTTGCCAATGTGATTCATGGTTTGAATGCAAACCACCTGACAGACCAAGTCATTCAGAGAAGCAAGCGAATGATTCTGGATACTCTGGGAGTAGGGCTTCTGGGGACCAGCACCGAGGTCTACCACAAAGTGAAACAGTACAGCAAA ATCTACAGCTCAGACATATCCAGTACCATCTGGGGCCACTTGGATTTCCGACTGCCTCCTCTGTATGCAGCTTTTGTGAATGGAGTGGCT GTGCACTCAATGGATTTTGATGACACGTGGCATCCAGCCACACACCCCTCTGGGGCTGTGCTCCCTGCCGTGATTGCTCTCTCCGAGGCCtttcctcagaagaaaaaaatctcaggtcTTGACCTGCTCTTAGCTTTCAACGTGGGAATTGAGGTGCAAGGCAGGTTGCTACGCTTTTCCAATGAAGCCAGGAATATTCCAAAAAG gtTTCACCCACCAACTGTGGTTGGTACGATAGGGAGTGCAGCAGCTTGTGCAAAACTGCTAGCTCTTGACCGGGTGAAATGCAAAAACGCCTTGGCTATTGCTGCCTCCTATGCAGGTGCCCCCCTGGCGAATGCAGCAACCCAAACGAAGCCCCTCCACATTGGCAACGCTGCCAAGCACGGGCTGGAAGCGGCTTGCTTAGCCTCACAGGACCttcaaggaaacaaacagaTCTTGGACATGGAGTCGGGGATGGGTGCCTTTTACACAGATTATAGTCCACAGTCTCTGCCAACCTTGCAGTCCTATGCTTGGCTGTTGGACCAGCAAGACGTGGCCATCAAGCGCTTCCCTGCTCATCTTGGAACGCACTGGGTGGCTGATGCAGCATCTGCTGTTAGGAGGAAGCTCGTAGAGAGCAGCGACAACTTGCTTCCCCTTGATAAAATTGAGAAAGTCATTGTCAAAGTCCCAGAAGTCAAGTACGTGAACAGGCCCAACCCTAACTCGGAACATGAAGCTCGACACTCCTTCCAGTTCGttgcctgctctgctctgctggacGGCAGCATGTCAGTCCAGTCCTTTGCCAGTGAGAACATCCAACGGCCAGCCTTACGGGAGCTTCTCTGCAAGACGCAGCTACAGCACCCTGCCGATAACAAACCTAGCTTCGAGAGTCTTTACTGCGAAGTGACTGTTGTGCTTCAGGACGGCAACACGATTAGCGACCGCTGCGACACCTTCTATGGACACTGGAGGAAGCCTCTGAAAAAGGAGGACCTGGAGAAAAAATTTCAATCCAATGCCTCTGAAGTCCTCCCTGCAGAAGCCACAGAAGGCATTATAGAGACTGTGTACAACCTGGAAAAAGTAAAGGACTGTTCCATATTAAGTATGTTTTTATCAGGACAGTCAGCTAGAGCACTTTCAGAGAAACTGCGCTTACTTTGA
- the ACOD1 gene encoding cis-aconitate decarboxylase isoform X2, with product MILDTLGVGLLGTSTEVYHKVKQYSKIYSSDISSTIWGHLDFRLPPLYAAFVNGVAVHSMDFDDTWHPATHPSGAVLPAVIALSEAFPQKKKISGLDLLLAFNVGIEVQGRLLRFSNEARNIPKRFHPPTVVGTIGSAAACAKLLALDRVKCKNALAIAASYAGAPLANAATQTKPLHIGNAAKHGLEAACLASQDLQGNKQILDMESGMGAFYTDYSPQSLPTLQSYAWLLDQQDVAIKRFPAHLGTHWVADAASAVRRKLVESSDNLLPLDKIEKVIVKVPEVKYVNRPNPNSEHEARHSFQFVACSALLDGSMSVQSFASENIQRPALRELLCKTQLQHPADNKPSFESLYCEVTVVLQDGNTISDRCDTFYGHWRKPLKKEDLEKKFQSNASEVLPAEATEGIIETVYNLEKVKDCSILSMFLSGQSARALSEKLRLL from the exons ATGATTCTGGATACTCTGGGAGTAGGGCTTCTGGGGACCAGCACCGAGGTCTACCACAAAGTGAAACAGTACAGCAAA ATCTACAGCTCAGACATATCCAGTACCATCTGGGGCCACTTGGATTTCCGACTGCCTCCTCTGTATGCAGCTTTTGTGAATGGAGTGGCT GTGCACTCAATGGATTTTGATGACACGTGGCATCCAGCCACACACCCCTCTGGGGCTGTGCTCCCTGCCGTGATTGCTCTCTCCGAGGCCtttcctcagaagaaaaaaatctcaggtcTTGACCTGCTCTTAGCTTTCAACGTGGGAATTGAGGTGCAAGGCAGGTTGCTACGCTTTTCCAATGAAGCCAGGAATATTCCAAAAAG gtTTCACCCACCAACTGTGGTTGGTACGATAGGGAGTGCAGCAGCTTGTGCAAAACTGCTAGCTCTTGACCGGGTGAAATGCAAAAACGCCTTGGCTATTGCTGCCTCCTATGCAGGTGCCCCCCTGGCGAATGCAGCAACCCAAACGAAGCCCCTCCACATTGGCAACGCTGCCAAGCACGGGCTGGAAGCGGCTTGCTTAGCCTCACAGGACCttcaaggaaacaaacagaTCTTGGACATGGAGTCGGGGATGGGTGCCTTTTACACAGATTATAGTCCACAGTCTCTGCCAACCTTGCAGTCCTATGCTTGGCTGTTGGACCAGCAAGACGTGGCCATCAAGCGCTTCCCTGCTCATCTTGGAACGCACTGGGTGGCTGATGCAGCATCTGCTGTTAGGAGGAAGCTCGTAGAGAGCAGCGACAACTTGCTTCCCCTTGATAAAATTGAGAAAGTCATTGTCAAAGTCCCAGAAGTCAAGTACGTGAACAGGCCCAACCCTAACTCGGAACATGAAGCTCGACACTCCTTCCAGTTCGttgcctgctctgctctgctggacGGCAGCATGTCAGTCCAGTCCTTTGCCAGTGAGAACATCCAACGGCCAGCCTTACGGGAGCTTCTCTGCAAGACGCAGCTACAGCACCCTGCCGATAACAAACCTAGCTTCGAGAGTCTTTACTGCGAAGTGACTGTTGTGCTTCAGGACGGCAACACGATTAGCGACCGCTGCGACACCTTCTATGGACACTGGAGGAAGCCTCTGAAAAAGGAGGACCTGGAGAAAAAATTTCAATCCAATGCCTCTGAAGTCCTCCCTGCAGAAGCCACAGAAGGCATTATAGAGACTGTGTACAACCTGGAAAAAGTAAAGGACTGTTCCATATTAAGTATGTTTTTATCAGGACAGTCAGCTAGAGCACTTTCAGAGAAACTGCGCTTACTTTGA